TGTGCCATGCTTTGTGGGTGAAGTGAGTATCGGTAGATACTGCGTATACGTCTACGCCCAGTTTCTGCAGTTCTTCGTAGTGGTCAGCAACGTCACCCAGTTCGGTCGGGCATACGAAAGTAAAGTCAGCCGGGTAGAAGAAGAAGACGCTCCAGCGGCCTTCGGTATCTTTTTCGGTGATTTCGATGAATTCGCCGTTTTTGAATGCCTGGTTTTTAAAAGGTTTAATTTTGGTGTTAATCAAGGACATCTATACTTCCTCCGTGTTTTCGATGAGATGTAAGGTAACCAATTTTTGCCGATTCGGCTAATGCGTTTCCATTATCAAATCGATAAGTTTTACCTTACAACCTTCGTAAGACAACTTTGTGAACTTTGCACCGCCAGCGGCGATAAAAAGTAAAATGGCCCCCTTTCCAGGTGACCGTGTAATCTGAACTACCCTTTGGTATCTTCAGCGCCTGCCTGCAGGCTGAGGTGTTGCCCTTACAAATGCAACAACGTCATGGATTACAACACCCTCATAAACAAAGGGCAATCACCTGATCTAAGCTCTTACCTATGACAGTGATAGGTTATGCCTTTTACCCGACTTTTGCACTGACTGAAAAGGACAAATTAATGTTAAAAAAGATACTTTTACTGGCTCTGCTTCCTGCAATCGCCTTTGCAGAGGAACTTCCTGCTCCGGTAAAAGCGATTGAAAAACAGGGCATTAAGATCATCAAAACGTTCGATGCCCCCGGCGGAATGAAAGGTTATCTCGGAAAGTATCAGGATATGGGCGTCACCATCTACCTGACTCCAGATGGTAAGCACGCTATCTCTGGTTACATGTACAACGAGAAAGGTGAAAACCTGAGTAACATGCTTATCGAAAAAGAAATTTATGCGCCAGCCGGACGCGAAATGTGGCAACGGATGGAACAATCGCACTGGCTCCTCGACGGTAAAAAAGACGCGCCAGTCATAGTCTACGTTTTCGCCGATCCGTTCTGCCCATATTGTAAACAGTTCTGGCAGCAGGCGCGCCCGTGGGTTGATTCTGGCAAAGTACAGTTGAGAACATTGTTGGTTGGGGTTATCAAACCAGAAAGTCCGGCGACAGCCGCGGCAATTCTGGCCTCTAAAGATCCCGCAAAAACCTGGCAAGAATATGAAGCCTCTGGCGGAAAACTTAAGCTAAATGTGCCTACAAACGTAAGTACAGAGCAAATGAAAGTGTTAAGCGACAACGAGAAACTCATGGACGATCTGGGGGCAAATGTCACACCGGCTATCTATTACATGAGTAAGGAAAATACGCTGCAACAGGCCGTGGGGTTGCCCGATCAGAAAACGCTTAATATCATTATGGAAAATAAATAGAAGATAATTCATGGGTGGTTGAAATACATCCTTGCTTTTCAACCATTCTAAAAACGCATGAATTGCTTCTTCCCCTCCAGACAACTGTGTTACTTTAGAAAAACTTAATCCAGAGTTAAGTAATAAAACATAACAAATATAAATAAAACAGTAGAATCATTGATTACAAGAATGATTCATGGACAAGGTAATATAACGGAGTATGTTATGGCTAATCTTTATGATTTAAAAAAATTCGACCTCAATTTACTGGTCATATTTGAGTGCATTTATCAACACCTCAGCATTAGCAAAGCAGCAGAATCATTATATATAACGCCATCTGCCGTTAGTCAGTCGTTACAACGTTTACACGCGCAATTTAATGACCCGTTATTCATCCGCTCAGGGAAAGGTATCGCGCCGACTACAACAGGGTTAAATCTGCATCACCATCTTGAGAAAAATCTCCGAGGCCTTGAACAAACGATCAATATCGTTAATAAGTCTGAGCTGAAGAAAAATTTTATTATCTACGGTCCTCAGCTTATTTCTTGTAGTAATAACAACATGCTAATCCGCTGTCTAAGACAAGATACTTCAATCGATATAGAATGCCACGACATACTGCTTTCAGCTGAAAACGCTGAAGAATTGTTAGTTCAACGCAAAGCTGACCTGGCAATCACGCTACAGCCGGTGATTAGCCGCTCCGTCATCTGTATGCCATTACACACCATTCGCAATTCTCTTATTTGTAGCAATAAACATCCTCGTATTACTGATACCAGTACCCATGAACAAATTATGGCCGAAGAATTCACCCTGCTAATATCTAAATCAGCAGGAATTGATGAAATTCAAGTAGACATAGACGAACGATTTATGAACCGTAAAATTTCGTTTCGCAGCTCCTCTTTACTCACCATAATTAATAGCATTTCTGTTACTGACTTATTGGGAATTGTCCCTACCGAGCTGTACGATTTACATCGCAATTTTCTGAAACTAAAAGAAATAAAGTTGAAACATCCGCTTCCTGCGGTCAAGCTTTATATTTCCTATAACAAATACTCGTTAAACAATCTGGTCTTCTCCCGTTTCATAGACCGCTTAAATGATAGCTTCTAATTAATCATCAATGGAGAATGTTATATTTTTCATCAATGAATTCATTGTATAAATATAAAATAATGTGCTCTATCTTGCTTCGTTTACCCTATAATTAGCGGATTCATCTCACAAGTCACCCAGTAACGTTCAGAGAGCGTTTTCAGATGTCTATTTATAAAATCCCTCTTCCGCTGAATATTTTAGAAGCTGCACAGGAACGTATTACCTGGACACTTAACACCTTGCCCCGTGTTTGCGTTTCTTTTTCGGGGGGTAAAGATTCCGGATTAATGCTGCATCTTACCGCCGAACTTGCCAGAAAATTGGGAAAAAAAATCTGCGTTTTGTTTATCGACTGGGAAGCACAGTTCTCTTGTACCATCGACTATGTACAGTCGTTACGCGAGTTGTATACCGACGTTATTGAAGAGTTTTACTGGGTAGCACTCCCACTCAAGACGCAAAATTCCCTTTCACAATACCAACCAGAATGGCAGTGCTGGGAATCTGATGTCGAATGGGTGCGTCAGCCCCCGCAAGAAGCGATAACCGATCCTGACTTTTTCTCCTTTTACCAGCCAGGCATGACCTTCGAACAATTTGTACGTGAGTTTGCCGAATGGTTTTCACAAAAACGTCCGGCGGCGATGATGATCGGCATCCGTGCGGATGAGTCCTACAACCGTTTTGTCGCCATCGCCAGTTTAAGTAAACAACGTTTTGCCGATGATAAGCCCTGGACCACAGCCGCACCAGGCGGTCACAGCTGGTACATTTACCCCATCTACGACTGGAAAGTAGCTGATATCTGGACCTGGTATGCTAATCATAAAGCCCTATGTAACCCATTGTATAATATCATGTATCAGGCAGGCGTCCCCCTGCGTCATATGCGAATTTGCGAACCTTTTGGCCCGGAGCAACGGCAAGGATTATGGCTCTATCACGTTATCGAACCGGATCGCTGGGCTGCTATGTGCGCACGAGTTAGCGGGGTAAAAAGTGGCGGCATTTACGCCGGACATGACAATCATTTTTATGGTCATCGGAAAATCCTCAAACCAGAGCATTTAGACTGGCAAGAGTATGCATTATTGCTGCTTGATAGCATGCCGGAGAAAACGGCTGAGCATTACCGCAACAAAATTGCCATTTACTTGCATTGGTATCAGAAAAAAGGTGTCGAGGTGCCACAGACCCAGCACGGGGACATTGGCGCGAAAGATATCCCCTCCTGGCGGCGAATTTGCAAGGTGTTACTGAATAACGATTACTGGTGTCGGGCATTATCATTTAGCCCAACCAAAGCGAAGAATTATCAGCGTTATAACGAACGGATAAAAGTAAAACGTCAGGAGTGGGGAATACTATGCAACAACAATTAACGCAGGATTTAACCCAATTTCTCGCCAGCTTGCCGGAAGACGATCGCATCAAAGCGATTAACGAAATCCGCCTGGCGATCCATCAGGTTAGCCCCTTTCGTGAAGAGCCAGTAGATTGTGTTCTGTGGGTTAAAAACAGCCAACTTATGCCAAATGATTACAACCCAAACAATGTGGCACCGCCCGAGAAAAAACTGTTACAAAAATCCATTGAGATAGATGGTTTTACCCAACCTATTGTGGTCACGCACACAGATAAAAATGCTCTGGAAATCGTGGATGGCTTTCACCGTCATGAAATTGGTAAAGGCTCTAACACGTTAAAAATGCGATTAAAAGGATATTTACCGGTCACCTGTCTGGAAGGAACACGTAACGAACGCATCGCCGCGACTATTCGTCATAACCGCGCTCGTGGACGCCACCAAATCACAGCCATGTCAGAAATCGTTCGTGAACTCAGCCAGTTGGGATGGGACGACAAAAAAATCGGCAAAGAGCTGGGTATGGACAGCGACGAAGTGTTGCGCCTGAAACAAATTAACGGCCTGCAAGAGTTATTTGCTGACCGTCAATATTCCCGCGCCTGGACAGTAAAATAATTACAGCTGGCGCAGGCGTTCAGCTGCCGCCAGCAACGTCGATTCCTTCTTGGCAAAACAGAGACGAATGAGCTTATGGGGGAAGGGATCGGCGCAAAATACCGACAGCGGGATCGCCGCCACGCCATGCTCCCGCGTCAGCCACTGGCAAAACTCAACGTCATCCAGCGAAGAAACCGCGCTGTAATCCACCAGCAAAAAGTAAGTGCCTTCGCAGGGTAAAATCTCCAGCCGACTCTCACTTAAGGCGTTCACCAGAATATCGCGCTTCTGGCGATAAAAGTCCGGTAACGCAAGGTAGTGTTCAGGTTCTGCTCGCAGCATATCGGCAAAGGCCAGCTGCGCCGGGGTATTCACCGAAAAAGTCAGATACTGATGCACTTTGCGGATCTCGGCGCTGATGGGCGCAGGCGCAACGCAATAGCCCACTTTCCAGCCGGTCATATGATAGGTCTTGCCAAACGATGACACCGCCACCGCCCGCTCACGCAGTTGCGGATGCGCCAGCACACTGGCATGGCCCTGCTGTGAAAAGTTGATATGCTCGTAAACTTCATCGCTAATGACAAAAATCTCGTGCCCGGCAATTACCTGCCACAAAGCGGAAAAATCAGTCTGCTGCCAGACAGTAGCACTGGGGTTATGCGGGGTGTTAAGGATCACCAGTCGGGTGCGCTCGCTTAACAATGCGGCAAATTCCTGCCAGTCCACGCGAAAATGCGGTGGTTGCAGTGCAATACGTTTCACTATTCCACCCGCAAGCGCGACGGCGGGGGCGTAGCTGTCATAGCTGGGATCAAAGCAAATCACTTCATCGCCATTGCGCACCAATGCAGTAATCGCTGCGTACAGCGCTTCCGTCGCCCCTGCTGTTACGGTGATATCGCTGTCGGCATCTGGTTGATAGCCATACAGCCGTTCCGTTTTCTGAGCAATCGCCTCGCGCAAGGCCTGCACGCCAGTCATAGGCGCGTATTGGTTTGCTCCCTGGGCAACGTGGTACCCCAGCCGTTCCTGCAAATAGGGCGGACCATCAAAATCAGGAAAGCCTTGTGACAGGTTAATCGCCTGGTGTTGCTGCGCCAGTGCGCTCATCTGGGTGAAAATAGTGGTGCCAAGTTGTGGAAGTTTGCTTTGTGGAATCAGAGGGTTATTTGTCATTTTTATTGTGCCTGACAAAGTTGCGTGTTGAAGCCACTATAACACGATGCTAGTATTTGGCAATCAAGACGTTTAGATGTCTAAATAAAACAATAAGGACAACACAACATGCCTCACAATCCTATTCGCGTCGTCGTTGGCCCTGCTAACTACTTTTCTCATCCCGGCAGTCTCAATCACCTGCATGATTTTTTCACTGATGAACAACTTTCTCGCGCAGTGTGGATCTACGGTGAATGTGCACTTGCCGCGGCGCAAACCAAACTTCCATCGGCGTTTGAACTGCCAGGAGCAAAGCATATTTTGTTTCGCGGTCATTGCAGTGAAAGCAATGTGCAACAACTGGCGGCTGAGTCCGGTGACGATCGCAGCGTGGTGATTGGCGTCGGCGGCGGCGCACTGCTCGACACCGCGAAAGCCCTCGCCCGCCGTCTCGGTCTGCCGTTTGTTGCCGTTCCAACGATTGCCGCTAGCTGCGCTGCCTGGACACCACTCTCTGTCTGGTACAACGATGCCGGACAGGCGCTACATTATGAGATTTTTGACGACGCCAATTTTATGGTGCTGGTGGAACCGGAGATAATCCTCAATGCGCCGCAAGAATATCTGCTGGCAGGAATCGGTGACACGCTGGCGAAATGGTATGAAGCGGTGGTGCTGGCTCCTCAGCCAGAAACGCTGCCGCTAACCGTACGGCTGGGAATCAATAATGCGCAGGTCATTCGCGACGTCTTGTTAAACAGTAGCGAACAGGCGCTTGCCGATCAGCAAAATCAGCAGTTAACGCAATCATTTTGCGATGTGGTCGATGCGATTATCGCCGGAGGCGGAATGGTCGGTGGTCTGGGCGATCGTTTTACGCGTGTGGCGGCGGCTCATGCCGTGCATAACGGTCTGACTGTACTGCCACAAACCGAGAAGTTTCTCCACGGCACCAAAGTCGCCTACGGAATTCTGGTGCAAAGCGCCTTGCTGGGTCAGGATGATGTGCTGGCGCAATTAACCGGGGCGTATCAGCGTTTTCATCTGCCGACTACGCTGGCGGAGCTGGAAGTGGATATCAATAATCAGGTGGAGATCAACAAAATGATTGCCCACACCCTACGTCCGGTGGAATCCATTCATTATCTGCCAGTCACGCTGACACCAGATACCTTGCGTGCAGCGTTCGAAAAAGTGGAATCGTTTAAAGCCTGACGTACAAATTTAGCAGCAGCGCGCGCCGCCTTTTCCACCGTAGCGCGCGTCCTGCCGCTCCCGGAAAAACTCTTCGTAGGTCATCGGTGTTTGATCAGGATGGTTAACCCGCATATGTTCGACATAGTTGTCGTAATCAGGCATACCAATCATCAGTTTCGCCGCCTGACCTAAATATTTTCCGGCTTTTGCCAGTGAATCAAACATCAATACCTCCGGTAAACAGGTTGCTGAGAGAGTGCTATCAACGCGCTCGGTCAGTCCCCTCGCCCCACCGGGGAGAGGGTTAGGGTGAGGGGGAACCCCAGGCACTACGCCAACATCCCCCCTCACTCTGACTTTAGTGTGCGCCTTTCGCCTGCGCCACGATCTCTTCGACATTTTCCGGCATCGGCTCATACGGCGTTTCTTTCGCCGTTGGCTTCGGCTCTTTCAATGCCGCCAGTGCCGTCTTAATCGAGAACAGCGCCAGAACCACCACGACCACCATAAAGAAGATGGTCAACCCGGCATCCAGACGGTTGTTGAACACCAGCTGCGCCAGTTGTGACTCAGTATACTGCGACGGAATATTGCCGCTGTCGATCATTGCCTGGAACTTGTTAGCAATCGCCAGGAAACCGACTTTCGCATCCGAGCTAAACGCTTTCTGCCAGCCTGCGGTCAGGGTACAAATCAGCAGCCAGGCCGTTGGTACCAGCGCCACCCAGGCGTAACGTTGACGTTTCATTTTGAATAGCACCACAGCACAAAGCATCAGCGCCATCCCTGCCAGCATCTGGTTGGCAATACCAAACAGCGGCCACAGAGTGTTAATACCGCCCAGCGGATCGACCACACCCTGATGCAGAAAGTAACCCCACGCCAGCACGCACAGCGCCGTTGCCAGCAGGTTAGCAGGCAGTGAATCGGTCCGTTTCAGGCCCGGAGAAACCACGCCCAGCAGATCCTGCAACATAAAGCGCGCAGCACGCGTACCCGCATCCACCGCCGTCAGAATAAACAGTGCTTCAAACAGAATGGCGAAGTGATACCAGAACGCCACATCCATCATGCCACCCAGCGCGCCGTGCAGAATGTAGGCCATCCCCACCGCCAGGGTCGGCGCACCGCCCGCACGGGAAATGATCGACTGTTCACCCACTTCGCTGGCAATCTGATTTAACGTATCTGGCGTAATGCTAAAGCCCCAGCTACTCACTACCTGCGCAGCAGATGCCACTACATCCGCCGTCCCCGCCGGAGCCAGCACCGCCATCGGGCTGTTCATCGCGAAGTACACGCCCGGATCGATGATACAGGCAGAAACCAGTGCCATAATCGCCACGAAGGATTCCATCAACATCCCGCCGTAGCCGATAAAGCACGCCTGACCTTCGTTCGCCAGCATCTTCGGTGTGGTGCCGGAAGAGATCAGCGCATGGAAGCCAGAAACTGCGCCACAGGCGATAGTAATAAACAGGAACGGGAACAGATTACCGGTCCATACCGGGCCAGTGCCATCTACAAACTTGGTCAGCGCAGGCATGGTCAGCGTCGGACGCATAATCAAAATGCCTACCGCCAGACCGACGATAGTCCCGATTTTCAGGAAGGTAGAGAGGTAGTCACGCGGAGCCAGCAGCAACCACACCGGCAGAACCGCCGCCACAAAACCGTAACCCACCAGCATCCAGGTCAGCTGCACGCCGGTAAAGTCAAAGTACGGTGCCAAGGTCGGGCTTTCTGCCACCCAGCCGCCAGAGATAATGGCGAAAATAAGGAATACCAGGCCAATCACCGACACTTCCCCAATGCGGCCCGGGCGCAGATAGCGCAGGTAAATCCCCATGAACAGCGCCAGCGGAATGGTGAACGCAACGGTATACGTTCCCCACGGGCTATGAGTCAGGGCTTTCACCACGATCATCGCCAGTACTGCAAGGATAATGACCATGATCATAAAGCAGGCCACCAGCGCAATCACCCCGGCGGTTGGCCCCATCTCTTCTTTAACCAGCTCGCCCAGCGAGCGACCGTCACGGCGCGTGGAAACAAACAGCACCATGAAATCCTGCACCGCACCGGCGAGAACCACCCCGGCAAGTAGCCAGATCATCCCCGGCAGGTAGCCCATTTGCGCCGCCAGTACCGGCCCCACCAACGGGCCTGCTCCGGCAATAGCCGCAAAATGGTGACCGAACAGCACTTTCTTGTCCGTCGGCACATAGTCCAGCCCGTCGTTATGGCGCACCGCTGGCGTCATACGCGTCGGGTCAACCGCCAATACATTTTTGGCGATATAAAGACCATAAAAACGGTAAGCGATCAGATAGATACAGACCGACGCCACCACAATCCACAGCGCGTTGATCTGTTCCCCACGATTTAAAGCAATGTATCCCAGAGCAAATGCTCCCATTACAGAGAGCACTGTCCAGACGAGGTATTTCCCTGATTTGTTCATAGTTGTTATCCGTGTGCGTGTCCATAGAGATGTTACATTTTGTTTCTATAACATCTTTGTGCAATTTAACAACACGGCAACCATGTAAATCGGAGTTGAAACCAATATTTAACTTAGCAATGTTAACTTGATCACTTCGTTAACTGAGTTTTCCTGCAATTTCATTTAATTCTGTCGGGTTCATCCCAAAACCGCCGTACCCAGCCG
The nucleotide sequence above comes from Escherichia coli. Encoded proteins:
- the dsbG gene encoding thiol:disulfide interchange protein DsbG translates to MLKKILLLALLPAIAFAEELPAPVKAIEKQGIKIIKTFDAPGGMKGYLGKYQDMGVTIYLTPDGKHAISGYMYNEKGENLSNMLIEKEIYAPAGREMWQRMEQSHWLLDGKKDAPVIVYVFADPFCPYCKQFWQQARPWVDSGKVQLRTLLVGVIKPESPATAAAILASKDPAKTWQEYEASGGKLKLNVPTNVSTEQMKVLSDNEKLMDDLGANVTPAIYYMSKENTLQQAVGLPDQKTLNIIMENK
- the citR gene encoding DNA-binding transcriptional repressor CitR gives rise to the protein MANLYDLKKFDLNLLVIFECIYQHLSISKAAESLYITPSAVSQSLQRLHAQFNDPLFIRSGKGIAPTTTGLNLHHHLEKNLRGLEQTINIVNKSELKKNFIIYGPQLISCSNNNMLIRCLRQDTSIDIECHDILLSAENAEELLVQRKADLAITLQPVISRSVICMPLHTIRNSLICSNKHPRITDTSTHEQIMAEEFTLLISKSAGIDEIQVDIDERFMNRKISFRSSSLLTIINSISVTDLLGIVPTELYDLHRNFLKLKEIKLKHPLPAVKLYISYNKYSLNNLVFSRFIDRLNDSF
- the ybdN gene encoding phosphoadenosine phosphosulfate reductase is translated as MSIYKIPLPLNILEAAQERITWTLNTLPRVCVSFSGGKDSGLMLHLTAELARKLGKKICVLFIDWEAQFSCTIDYVQSLRELYTDVIEEFYWVALPLKTQNSLSQYQPEWQCWESDVEWVRQPPQEAITDPDFFSFYQPGMTFEQFVREFAEWFSQKRPAAMMIGIRADESYNRFVAIASLSKQRFADDKPWTTAAPGGHSWYIYPIYDWKVADIWTWYANHKALCNPLYNIMYQAGVPLRHMRICEPFGPEQRQGLWLYHVIEPDRWAAMCARVSGVKSGGIYAGHDNHFYGHRKILKPEHLDWQEYALLLLDSMPEKTAEHYRNKIAIYLHWYQKKGVEVPQTQHGDIGAKDIPSWRRICKVLLNNDYWCRALSFSPTKAKNYQRYNERIKVKRQEWGILCNNN
- the ybdM gene encoding IbrB-like domain-containing protein, with protein sequence MGNTMQQQLTQDLTQFLASLPEDDRIKAINEIRLAIHQVSPFREEPVDCVLWVKNSQLMPNDYNPNNVAPPEKKLLQKSIEIDGFTQPIVVTHTDKNALEIVDGFHRHEIGKGSNTLKMRLKGYLPVTCLEGTRNERIAATIRHNRARGRHQITAMSEIVRELSQLGWDDKKIGKELGMDSDEVLRLKQINGLQELFADRQYSRAWTVK
- the ybdL gene encoding methionine-oxo-acid transaminase, which gives rise to MTNNPLIPQSKLPQLGTTIFTQMSALAQQHQAINLSQGFPDFDGPPYLQERLGYHVAQGANQYAPMTGVQALREAIAQKTERLYGYQPDADSDITVTAGATEALYAAITALVRNGDEVICFDPSYDSYAPAVALAGGIVKRIALQPPHFRVDWQEFAALLSERTRLVILNTPHNPSATVWQQTDFSALWQVIAGHEIFVISDEVYEHINFSQQGHASVLAHPQLRERAVAVSSFGKTYHMTGWKVGYCVAPAPISAEIRKVHQYLTFSVNTPAQLAFADMLRAEPEHYLALPDFYRQKRDILVNALSESRLEILPCEGTYFLLVDYSAVSSLDDVEFCQWLTREHGVAAIPLSVFCADPFPHKLIRLCFAKKESTLLAAAERLRQL
- the hcxA gene encoding hydroxycarboxylate dehydrogenase HcxA, translating into MPHNPIRVVVGPANYFSHPGSLNHLHDFFTDEQLSRAVWIYGECALAAAQTKLPSAFELPGAKHILFRGHCSESNVQQLAAESGDDRSVVIGVGGGALLDTAKALARRLGLPFVAVPTIAASCAAWTPLSVWYNDAGQALHYEIFDDANFMVLVEPEIILNAPQEYLLAGIGDTLAKWYEAVVLAPQPETLPLTVRLGINNAQVIRDVLLNSSEQALADQQNQQLTQSFCDVVDAIIAGGGMVGGLGDRFTRVAAAHAVHNGLTVLPQTEKFLHGTKVAYGILVQSALLGQDDVLAQLTGAYQRFHLPTTLAELEVDINNQVEINKMIAHTLRPVESIHYLPVTLTPDTLRAAFEKVESFKA
- the ybdD gene encoding YbdD/YjiX family protein; amino-acid sequence: MFDSLAKAGKYLGQAAKLMIGMPDYDNYVEHMRVNHPDQTPMTYEEFFRERQDARYGGKGGARCC
- the cstA gene encoding pyruvate/proton symporter CstA; its protein translation is MNKSGKYLVWTVLSVMGAFALGYIALNRGEQINALWIVVASVCIYLIAYRFYGLYIAKNVLAVDPTRMTPAVRHNDGLDYVPTDKKVLFGHHFAAIAGAGPLVGPVLAAQMGYLPGMIWLLAGVVLAGAVQDFMVLFVSTRRDGRSLGELVKEEMGPTAGVIALVACFMIMVIILAVLAMIVVKALTHSPWGTYTVAFTIPLALFMGIYLRYLRPGRIGEVSVIGLVFLIFAIISGGWVAESPTLAPYFDFTGVQLTWMLVGYGFVAAVLPVWLLLAPRDYLSTFLKIGTIVGLAVGILIMRPTLTMPALTKFVDGTGPVWTGNLFPFLFITIACGAVSGFHALISSGTTPKMLANEGQACFIGYGGMLMESFVAIMALVSACIIDPGVYFAMNSPMAVLAPAGTADVVASAAQVVSSWGFSITPDTLNQIASEVGEQSIISRAGGAPTLAVGMAYILHGALGGMMDVAFWYHFAILFEALFILTAVDAGTRAARFMLQDLLGVVSPGLKRTDSLPANLLATALCVLAWGYFLHQGVVDPLGGINTLWPLFGIANQMLAGMALMLCAVVLFKMKRQRYAWVALVPTAWLLICTLTAGWQKAFSSDAKVGFLAIANKFQAMIDSGNIPSQYTESQLAQLVFNNRLDAGLTIFFMVVVVVLALFSIKTALAALKEPKPTAKETPYEPMPENVEEIVAQAKGAH